In the genome of bacterium, the window ATCGACCTCGGCGAACTCGCCAGGAAGGATCATGAACGGCAGCTTGACGGTTTTCTTCGCGCCGCCCTCCTCGTAACTCAACGTCATCTTGTGCCGTCCCGAATCCGCGTCCATGGGTACTGCAAGCAGGGTCTGGTACAGCGTACTGGACAACGCGTACAATTTGTACGTGCGCTGAAGAAACCGTACCGAAACTTTGCCGATCGGAAGCGCGGTGTTAACATTCATGTACGCGATCTCCCCCTGGTGATAGGCATGACGGTCTAAAGATATCGACTGTACCAAACCACCGATCTGCACGATATTAAGCGACTCAGACGGCGCAACCCGGGTACGCGGTATCGACGGTTCTCCCCTTGTCAGTCCTCCGGTAAGCGGCACTGCTTCCAGGCTTTCCTGTCGGGACTGGAACGTGTCAACCGGTTTGCTAAGTTGGTAAACGACGGGATCAGCCAGACGGGGATAATTATCGTAGTAAAACTTTATGGGCTGCGAATCCCGCTGGATATAACGGTCAAGCCGGATAAGAGCCTTGTGAACCAGGGAATCAGACAGCGAATCCTGCCCGGCAGGCAGATTGGCGGCAGTGCAAAGAATTGCGAACCTAAGGCACCACAATAACATTTTCAGTCCCCAACTGTTCTTTTCTACGCTGTGCTGACCTATGCATGTCGTTTGTACATCTAAGAATTTTGAAAAAAAACGACGAGCTGACATTTGGGTCTTTCATCATTCTTAAGCTCATATCAAAATATTGGTTATCCCGTTTAGGGGCCGTTTCATCATTTTAGAATTACATGAAAAACGAGATAATCTAGTAGGGATCCATAACGCACCGGAAGCCATAGTAACGGTCCTGCACGTAGGGCTTCAGCTCGAGCCGCGATGAGCAGCGGAGGTGCTTGGTATTTATACTGAGCCACGAGCCGCCGCGCAGCACGCGCGTGTAGCCGGAATCGGGTCCGGCGGGGTTTTCCAGCGGGCTCCTCGCATAATAACTTGAATCGTAGAAATCACTGCACCATTCCCACACGTTACCTGCCATGTCGAACAATCCGTAAGGATTCGCGGCAAAAAAGCCGACCCTGGCAGTGAACGCGAACCCGTCGCGATCTTTCTCGCCGTCGGGCGCGTAGTTACAGCGGTTGATCGGTGGTTCATCGCCCCAGGGAAATTCTTTTTCCGGTAAGCCGCCCCGCGCCGCGCATTCCCATTCCGCCTCGGTCGGCAGCCGCTTACCCGCCCACATCGCGTAGGATTGGGCGTCGTAATAGCTGACCCCGACCACGGGCTGTTGAGGTTTGTTCAAAGAAGTGTCGCGGCAAAATAACGGTCGAGGATGACCGGTCGCTTTGACGAATTCCCCGTACTGCCGGTTCGTGACCTCGCATTTGTCCATATAAAAAGTGTCGACGAACACTTTATGCCTGGGATTTTCCTCGCTTGAGTCCGAACCCATGACAAACTCGCCTCCGGGTATCATCAGCATGTCCGCGGGTAGAGATTTCATTGTCTTTAATGTCTGGTCTGTTTCTTTTTTACCAGTGCACGGACAGAGAAATACGGCAAACATCACTAACGGTAAATATCGGTATTTCAATCGGTCTCCTTTGTTCATGTATGCCCTTTTTTTTAAAAAATTTACGCTATATAATAATCAAAAATCGCGCAAAGTCAACCACTTGACCAGGCAAGCATTTTGATTATAATTTGACGTGAGTTATTGCACAAGGAATAAGTAAGGGGGTGGAGAACATGGCGATCGACCCTGTTTGCAGGATGCAGGTTGATGAGAAAACGGCCCAATTCAAAAGCCTTTATAAGGGCGTATCGTACTTCTTCTGCTCAAAACCGTGCAAGAAATCATTTGATGAAGATCCCGAAAAATATATATCCGGAGACCAGAACCAGAAACCGCGGTCATGCTGCGGGAAATAACGTCTCATGAACGAAGCCGAGGTTCTGCGTCAGATCATCGACCAGGACAAGAGATATAAAATCGAAGCTTACCTTTTCGTCCTGGAAGGCCTTTTTTATGCCAGGAACATTTTCAAAAAGGAAGGACACGTAACGGGCCAGGAACTGCTGGAAGGGATCAAACGGCTCGGTATTGAACGCTTCGGCCCCCTGGCAAAAATGGTGTTCGAACACTGGGGCATAACCGAGACCGTTGACTTTGGCAATATCGTTTTCAACCTCGTTAATTCAAAGATCCTGGGCAAAACGGAAGAAGACAAGATCGACGACTTCAAAGATATCTATGACTTTGACGATGTTTTTGTGGCGCACTACAAACCAACTTTCAGCCATTTCAAGACCAGGACCTGACCAGGAAGCCCAATGACATACAAGATCCTCGTGATCAACCCGGGTGCCGGTTCGACGCGCATCGCGGTTTTCCAGAATGACCAGGCGCAGTTCGAAGACAATATCCGCCACCGCCCCGAGGATCTCAAATCGTTCTCTAAGATCATTGACCAGCGCCAGTACCGCATGGAAACCGTCCTGACTGCTCTTAGATCCCGCGGCATCGATCTGAGTTCACTGAACGCGGTCGTCGGCAGGGGCGGTCCTTTTAAACCGCTGACGAGCGGAACTTACCTGGTAACTGACGCACTCGTCCGCGATGTTCAGAATGGCAATTACCAAACGGAACACCCGTCCTTGCTGGGCGCCGTGATCGCCAAGGAAATAGCTGATCCGCTCGGCATACCCGCATATTTCGTCGATCCGGTTTCGGTGGATGAATTCTGGGAACTCTCAAGGTATTCCGGCTTAAAAGAGATAAAAAGAAAAGCTCTCAGCCACGCGTTGAACGTCCGCATGGTCGCGAAAAAGGCCGCGCAGGAACTTAATAAACCTTATCCCGAGTGCAATTTTGTGATAATCCACCTGGGAACCGGCATCACGGTCGCCGCCCACCTCAAGGGCACACAGATTGATTCGT includes:
- a CDS encoding formylglycine-generating enzyme family protein, coding for MKYRYLPLVMFAVFLCPCTGKKETDQTLKTMKSLPADMLMIPGGEFVMGSDSSEENPRHKVFVDTFYMDKCEVTNRQYGEFVKATGHPRPLFCRDTSLNKPQQPVVGVSYYDAQSYAMWAGKRLPTEAEWECAARGGLPEKEFPWGDEPPINRCNYAPDGEKDRDGFAFTARVGFFAANPYGLFDMAGNVWEWCSDFYDSSYYARSPLENPAGPDSGYTRVLRGGSWLSINTKHLRCSSRLELKPYVQDRYYGFRCVMDPY
- a CDS encoding M23 family metallopeptidase, with protein sequence MLLWCLRFAILCTAANLPAGQDSLSDSLVHKALIRLDRYIQRDSQPIKFYYDNYPRLADPVVYQLSKPVDTFQSRQESLEAVPLTGGLTRGEPSIPRTRVAPSESLNIVQIGGLVQSISLDRHAYHQGEIAYMNVNTALPIGKVSVRFLQRTYKLYALSSTLYQTLLAVPMDADSGRHKMTLSYEEGGAKKTVKLPFMILPGEFAEVDTAEMDIGVLTEETLEMMKYEGRYFTRAYGKDTDSVLYDGDFIWPCEGSITAIFGVARRYNKDLDKWSHKAIDIANAVGTDILASNSGLVVLAEDLDGHGKSIVISHGQGIHTVYLHLNKILVEKGDRVLKGQIIGEMGSTGICTGSNLHWQIMLNRVPTDPRCWIKDGILNKKGSYVHTESVKDE
- a CDS encoding YHS domain-containing protein, with protein sequence MAIDPVCRMQVDEKTAQFKSLYKGVSYFFCSKPCKKSFDEDPEKYISGDQNQKPRSCCGK
- the buk gene encoding butyrate kinase; the encoded protein is MTYKILVINPGAGSTRIAVFQNDQAQFEDNIRHRPEDLKSFSKIIDQRQYRMETVLTALRSRGIDLSSLNAVVGRGGPFKPLTSGTYLVTDALVRDVQNGNYQTEHPSLLGAVIAKEIADPLGIPAYFVDPVSVDEFWELSRYSGLKEIKRKALSHALNVRMVAKKAAQELNKPYPECNFVIIHLGTGITVAAHLKGTQIDSSNANEDGPFSPQRTGALPTIPLVEICYSGEYSAADLKKKLLREGGLLSYLGTDDIKEIENRISQGDREADLAYRTMIYQIAKEAGAYAVVLKGELDAIIITGGIAHSKGFVEALKAWIGFLCPKFFVYPGEGEMESLALGVLRVLRGDEEAKRY
- a CDS encoding Minf_1886 family protein, producing the protein MNEAEVLRQIIDQDKRYKIEAYLFVLEGLFYARNIFKKEGHVTGQELLEGIKRLGIERFGPLAKMVFEHWGITETVDFGNIVFNLVNSKILGKTEEDKIDDFKDIYDFDDVFVAHYKPTFSHFKTRT